The Acidovorax sp. RAC01 genomic sequence GTGCCGTGGCGTTTGACCAGGCGGCCACCGGGCGGCTGGGCGGCCCGGGCACACTGGTGGCGTTTTCCAGCGGCTCGCTGCTCAACATCGCGCAGGGCCGCTTCGGCCCGCATCCGGCATCGGCCGTGCGCTGGCTTGCCACCCTGGGTAACGACTACGGTGTAGTGGCGGTGCACCGCGACTCGCCCCACCGCCGCCTGCAGGACGTGGTGGCCGCCCTGCAAAAGGACCTGTCGCGCGTGGTGTTTGGCGCCGGCGGCACGCTGGGCAGCCAGGACTGGATCAAGGCGGCCCTGCTGGTGCGGGCCGCGGGGCAGGACCACAAGCGCATGCGCTTCGTGTCGTTCGAAGGCGGCGGCGAGGCGCTGAAGGCGCTGCGCGGCGGGCATGTGGGTGTCTTCACTGGCGATGCCGCCGAGGCTACCAAGGCGCTGTCGCAAGACATGCCCGTGCGCATCCTGGCCGTGCTGTCAGCCGAGCGCCTGCCCGGCCGGCTGGCCCAGATGCCCACCGCGCGCGAGCAGGGTGTGGACCTGGTGTGGAGCACCGTGCGCGGCCTGTACATGGCCGCCAGCGTGCCCGATGCTGCGGCCGCTGCGTGGAC encodes the following:
- a CDS encoding tripartite tricarboxylate transporter substrate-binding protein, giving the protein MAHHRRHALLALACCAGTAAASQWARAASPAPPLVRPREAPADATTGPAECVAPARPGGGFDLTCSVAAEALQAVRPGREPLRTRYLPGGIGAVAFDQAATGRLGGPGTLVAFSSGSLLNIAQGRFGPHPASAVRWLATLGNDYGVVAVHRDSPHRRLQDVVAALQKDLSRVVFGAGGTLGSQDWIKAALLVRAAGQDHKRMRFVSFEGGGEALKALRGGHVGVFTGDAAEATKALSQDMPVRILAVLSAERLPGRLAQMPTAREQGVDLVWSTVRGLYMAASVPDAAAAAWTTALQEAQAAPGYAVLCERLGLYPLVLSGPALEAFVQRSLTDYRRLAQELGLRTWER